Below is a genomic region from Glaciihabitans sp. INWT7.
ACGCAGTGGCCCGCGGATGCCGGCACCGTCCAGTCGCGAACGAGCCGCGCGTACTCTCCGAGGGTCGGTGCGCCGGTGAGGCTCTCGTCGGTGTGGATGTCGCTGCCGACACCGCGTCGCTCGGCGATGGCGATGAGGCGGCGGAGGTCGGCGAGCGGATCTTCGGCCAGGTGCGGGGCGCCGCCCACCAGGTCCACGCCGAGGTCGAGGGCTTCATCGACGAGTTCGCTTGGCACGAACGGCCCGGCGAGCGCGACGAGTTCGATGTCCATCAGGTCGCGGAGTTCCTCGCGCACGCGCACGAGCGCGCGCACTCCGCGCATCGGGTTGTCGCCCACGAGCATGTCAACATGCGTGCGCACCGCGGTGGTACCCTGTCGCAGAAGCAGCATCGCCGCCTGGCGAGCCCGCTCGGCGATGCTCTCGACCGTCATCACCGCGGTGTAGTCACGCCAGGATTCGATCGCGAGCTCCAGGTCACCCATCGGCGGATCGATGAGATCCCACGACAGGGCCTTGTCGAGGTGTGCGTGGGGTTCGGCGGGAGCCGTCAGCAGCAGGAAGCCGGTCAGGTCGAGTGTCGAGCCGTCATTCTGGATCTCGGTGCTGTCGGCGAGAGTCGCCGCGGGGAACACGCCGCTCACCGTGCCGCCCT
It encodes:
- a CDS encoding amidohydrolase family protein; the encoded protein is MSSLPRSIRQLTNATLPDGSRVDVTLEGGTVSGVFPAATLADSTEIQNDGSTLDLTGFLLLTAPAEPHAHLDKALSWDLIDPPMGDLELAIESWRDYTAVMTVESIAERARQAAMLLLRQGTTAVRTHVDMLVGDNPMRGVRALVRVREELRDLMDIELVALAGPFVPSELVDEALDLGVDLVGGAPHLAEDPLADLRRLIAIAERRGVGSDIHTDESLTGAPTLGEYARLVRDWTVPASAGHCVRLGTLEPTKLAAVITEVLASDLGIISLPITNLYLQGWQHPVGTPRGLTALRALLDAGVRVAAGADNVRDPFNPVGRSDALETASLLVSAGHLTLDEAYAAVSSGARSVMSLPLAGVEVGAAAELLAVRGTNLSDVIANASADRFVIHAGRLVAQSTVSYDVAAPRVAVDSPAPSLAETR